A region from the Paenibacillus humicola genome encodes:
- a CDS encoding Gfo/Idh/MocA family protein: protein MEKTVFGIIGRGWRADFYLRIAKALPDRFAVGAMLVRDEEQGRRLEAEWGVRTYRNMDDFAAASGDIRFAVVSVPWAAAPDCTLQLAQRGIPVLSETPPAPDLPGMVRLYEEVRRLGGRVQVAEQYLYQPMHAARIAFAKSGKLGAVSQVQVSAAHGYHGISLIRQLLGAGFENAVIRGQRFVSPLVAGPDRSGPPQSERIADSAQDIVTLRFGDKLALFDFTGDQYFSWVRRNRVLVRGHKGELTDETFRYLRDYRTPVYGEFRRSDTGHNGNLEGFYHRGISADGEWVYENPFVPARLSDDEIAIATSLANMSAYAQGGPSFYSLEDAMQDHYLSIMMQAAVQSGEELTTETQPWAR, encoded by the coding sequence ATGGAAAAAACCGTTTTTGGCATCATCGGCAGAGGCTGGCGGGCCGACTTTTATTTGCGGATCGCCAAGGCGCTGCCGGATCGCTTCGCCGTCGGCGCTATGCTTGTCCGCGACGAGGAGCAGGGCAGGAGGCTGGAAGCGGAGTGGGGGGTCCGGACGTACCGCAATATGGACGATTTTGCCGCCGCAAGCGGGGATATCCGATTTGCCGTCGTGTCCGTTCCATGGGCGGCCGCCCCGGATTGCACGCTGCAGCTGGCGCAGCGGGGGATACCGGTGCTGTCGGAAACGCCGCCTGCTCCCGACCTGCCGGGCATGGTACGTTTGTACGAAGAGGTGCGGCGGTTAGGCGGCAGGGTTCAGGTAGCCGAGCAGTATTTGTACCAGCCGATGCACGCGGCCCGCATTGCGTTCGCGAAATCGGGCAAGCTGGGAGCGGTCTCGCAGGTGCAGGTATCGGCCGCGCACGGTTACCACGGCATCAGCCTGATCCGGCAGCTGCTTGGCGCCGGGTTCGAGAACGCCGTCATCCGCGGGCAGCGGTTCGTGTCGCCGCTTGTTGCCGGCCCGGACCGCAGCGGCCCGCCGCAGTCGGAGCGGATCGCCGATTCGGCGCAGGACATCGTTACGCTCCGGTTCGGCGATAAGCTGGCGCTGTTTGATTTTACAGGCGATCAATATTTCTCGTGGGTCCGCAGAAACCGGGTCCTCGTCCGCGGGCATAAAGGCGAACTGACGGATGAGACGTTCCGGTATTTGCGCGACTACCGCACGCCCGTATACGGCGAATTTCGCCGAAGCGATACTGGGCATAACGGCAACCTGGAAGGCTTTTACCACCGCGGCATCTCGGCCGACGGGGAATGGGTATACGAAAATCCGTTCGTGCCGGCCCGTTTGTCGGACGACGAAATCGCCATCGCGACAAGCCTTGCGAATATGTCGGCTTACGCGCAGGGCGGCCCTTCCTTCTACAGCCTGGAGGATGCGATGCAGGACCATTATTTGTCGATCATGATGCAGGCGGCCGTCCAATCGGGCGAAGAGCTGACGACGGAAACGCAGCCGTGGGCGCGATAA
- a CDS encoding aldo/keto reductase, whose amino-acid sequence MERRKYGNTDMEVSVLGFGGAEIGFQQATPQQVEKLLGSALDAGLNVIDTAECYNISEELIGQTVGHRRDDFYLFTKCGHASGFDLPDWTPAMLEQSIDRSLKRLKTEFVDVIHLHGCSEELLRRGEVIEVLQRAKEQGKTRYIGYSGDHKAALYAIECGAFDSLETSVSIADQEAIELTIPEAAKRGMGVVVKRPIANAAWKTGSKPENAYAHTYWDRLSELKYDFLQADLKESVGTALRFTLSVPGVQTAIVGTANPDRWLENAKLLEGGPLPQELYNAIRARWKEVAAAEWVGQG is encoded by the coding sequence ATGGAACGCAGAAAATACGGCAATACGGACATGGAAGTGAGCGTGCTCGGTTTTGGCGGGGCGGAAATCGGCTTTCAGCAGGCGACGCCGCAGCAGGTCGAGAAGCTGCTCGGCAGTGCGCTCGATGCCGGTTTGAACGTCATCGATACCGCCGAATGCTATAATATCAGCGAAGAGCTCATCGGTCAGACGGTCGGACACCGCCGGGACGATTTTTATTTGTTTACCAAATGCGGACATGCTTCCGGCTTCGATTTGCCCGACTGGACTCCCGCAATGCTGGAGCAATCCATCGACCGCAGCCTGAAACGGCTGAAAACGGAATTTGTCGATGTTATTCATCTGCACGGCTGCAGCGAAGAGCTGCTTCGCCGGGGTGAAGTCATCGAAGTGCTGCAGCGCGCCAAAGAGCAGGGGAAAACGCGTTATATCGGATACAGCGGTGACCATAAAGCCGCGCTGTACGCCATCGAATGCGGGGCGTTCGATTCGCTGGAAACGTCCGTCAGCATCGCCGACCAGGAAGCGATCGAACTGACGATTCCCGAAGCGGCGAAGCGCGGCATGGGCGTCGTCGTGAAGCGGCCGATCGCCAACGCGGCTTGGAAAACGGGCTCGAAGCCCGAAAACGCTTACGCTCATACCTATTGGGACCGCCTGAGCGAGCTGAAATACGATTTTCTGCAGGCCGATTTGAAGGAATCGGTCGGTACGGCGCTTCGTTTTACGCTTTCGGTCCCCGGCGTTCAAACGGCGATTGTCGGTACGGCCAATCCGGACCGCTGGCTCGAGAACGCGAAGCTGCTGGAAGGCGGCCCGCTGCCTCAGGAGCTGTATAATGCCATTCGCGCCCGCTGGAAGGAAGTGGCGGCAGCCGAGTGGGTCGGACAAGGATAA
- a CDS encoding NIPSNAP family protein, with translation MIYELRIYHILPGRWEAINDRFKNHTLSIFNRLGMKVVDFWESMEDKPKLYYVMEYESMEARDRQWETFRDDPEWIEARTKSEEDGKIVEKVDVIFMKRAEYFRK, from the coding sequence ATGATCTACGAGCTGCGCATTTACCATATACTTCCGGGTAGATGGGAGGCGATCAACGACCGGTTCAAAAACCATACACTGTCCATTTTTAACCGGCTCGGGATGAAAGTTGTCGATTTCTGGGAAAGCATGGAGGACAAGCCTAAGCTGTATTACGTCATGGAATACGAATCGATGGAAGCGCGCGACCGCCAGTGGGAAACGTTCAGGGACGACCCGGAATGGATCGAGGCACGCACGAAATCGGAGGAAGACGGCAAAATCGTGGAAAAGGTCGACGTTATTTTTATGAAACGCGCCGAATATTTCAGAAAATAA
- a CDS encoding GTP-binding protein — MKSKPIPVTVLSGYLGSGKTTVLNHVLNNRMGLKAAVIVNDLSEVNIDAALIKEGGGLSRTNEKLVEMSNGCICCTLRDDLLREVERLALENRFDYILIESTGVGEPVPVAQTFTYVDEEQGIDLSRCCRLDCMVTVVDAYRFWHDYSSGETLLDRRQAVSEEDTREVVDLLIDQIEFCDVLLLNKCDLVEESELAVLEGVLRRLQPGAKLIRTERGRVEPSEILNTGLFDFEKASRSAGWLRELEKPAHTPETEEYGIASFVYERARPFHPQRLMQWMEAWPAEIVRAKGIVWLATRGAYGQSLSQAGPSVQFGPTGYWIAALPEEERQAALEEDPELAAAWHPEYGDRINKVVFIGIGMDVLRIAAELDACLLTEEEMKMDWSVFPDEFPNLAAEVMQG, encoded by the coding sequence ATGAAATCGAAGCCAATTCCGGTCACCGTCCTGAGCGGTTATCTCGGCTCGGGCAAGACGACCGTTCTGAATCATGTCCTAAACAATCGAATGGGTCTAAAAGCTGCCGTCATCGTCAACGATTTGAGCGAGGTCAACATCGATGCCGCTCTGATCAAGGAGGGAGGCGGTCTGTCGCGAACAAACGAGAAGCTGGTGGAAATGTCGAACGGCTGCATCTGCTGTACGCTGCGGGATGACTTGCTCCGCGAAGTAGAGCGGCTTGCGCTGGAGAACCGATTCGACTATATCCTGATCGAGTCGACCGGCGTCGGCGAGCCTGTCCCGGTCGCGCAGACGTTTACCTATGTCGACGAGGAACAAGGGATCGACCTGTCGCGCTGCTGCCGGCTTGACTGCATGGTGACGGTCGTGGACGCCTACCGGTTCTGGCACGACTATTCATCCGGCGAAACGCTGCTGGACCGCAGACAGGCTGTCAGCGAGGAGGATACGCGTGAGGTCGTGGATCTTCTGATCGATCAGATCGAATTTTGCGATGTGCTGCTGCTGAACAAATGCGATCTGGTGGAGGAAAGCGAGCTGGCGGTGCTGGAGGGCGTACTGCGCAGGCTGCAGCCGGGCGCGAAGCTGATCCGGACCGAACGGGGGCGGGTCGAGCCGTCCGAAATCCTGAACACGGGGCTGTTCGATTTCGAGAAGGCGAGCCGCTCGGCCGGCTGGCTGCGCGAGCTCGAGAAGCCGGCCCATACGCCGGAAACCGAGGAATACGGCATCGCTTCGTTCGTTTACGAGCGGGCGAGACCGTTCCATCCGCAGCGGCTGATGCAGTGGATGGAGGCTTGGCCGGCCGAAATCGTCAGAGCCAAGGGGATCGTGTGGCTGGCGACCCGCGGCGCATACGGACAGAGCCTGAGCCAGGCCGGCCCGTCCGTTCAGTTCGGCCCGACCGGCTATTGGATCGCCGCGCTGCCGGAGGAGGAGCGGCAGGCGGCGTTAGAAGAAGATCCGGAGCTAGCCGCGGCTTGGCATCCCGAATACGGAGACCGGATCAACAAAGTGGTCTTCATCGGCATCGGTATGGACGTGCTGCGGATTGCCGCCGAATTGGACGCTTGTCTGTTGACGGAGGAAGAAATGAAGATGGACTGGAGTGTGTTTCCCGACGAATTTCCGAATTTGGCGGCCGAAGTAATGCAAGGTTAA
- a CDS encoding glucosaminidase domain-containing protein, with protein sequence MRSQIRRFSFSVILCVTLLLIIEPRFASPKPAQADAETAVSLPAGAAITPLLDIKPAVFNLHKQAYKAAAAKTTVPVKPAPAKPASEVKTAAASVKPAVYETTAYYLNIRANPYVGSKILKTVSRGTRLIAVGATKDGWLRLDGEGYVNRDYTKPVGEAAVQALAAAEKPALQTLALAAKEKTDPIPRPAVQTKTAAHAESGPPTKPTSLIKSKSGLTEEQIAAFFKGTALSGHGLEKAVLDTEREFGINALFTIAVMKLESGNGKSRLAKKKNNLFGLNAVSGSEYVKALSFRTKGDSVRKFGQLIAKNYVNKGYTTIEKVARKYCPANSRWPSYVKNIMRRDYKKL encoded by the coding sequence ATGCGTAGTCAGATCCGACGTTTCTCGTTTTCTGTGATACTATGCGTAACCCTGCTTCTGATCATTGAACCGAGATTCGCAAGCCCGAAGCCCGCCCAAGCCGATGCCGAAACGGCCGTAAGTTTGCCTGCCGGCGCAGCGATTACACCGCTTCTGGACATCAAACCTGCCGTATTCAATTTACATAAGCAAGCGTACAAAGCCGCAGCCGCGAAAACGACCGTCCCGGTGAAACCGGCTCCGGCAAAGCCTGCATCGGAAGTAAAGACGGCAGCGGCATCCGTTAAGCCCGCCGTTTATGAAACGACCGCCTATTACCTGAACATTCGGGCCAATCCGTATGTCGGGTCGAAAATATTAAAAACCGTCTCCCGGGGAACGAGGCTTATCGCGGTGGGCGCGACCAAGGACGGCTGGCTGCGTCTTGACGGCGAAGGCTACGTCAACCGCGATTACACGAAACCGGTCGGCGAAGCGGCGGTGCAGGCGCTTGCTGCTGCGGAAAAGCCGGCTCTGCAGACGCTGGCCCTGGCCGCTAAGGAAAAGACTGATCCAATCCCGCGGCCGGCTGTGCAAACGAAGACGGCCGCTCATGCCGAATCCGGTCCGCCCACCAAGCCGACATCGCTTATCAAATCCAAATCGGGGCTGACCGAGGAACAGATCGCCGCTTTTTTCAAAGGTACCGCGCTCTCCGGCCACGGACTGGAGAAAGCCGTTCTCGATACGGAGCGGGAATTCGGCATTAACGCGCTGTTCACGATCGCCGTGATGAAGCTTGAAAGCGGCAACGGCAAAAGCAGGCTCGCGAAGAAGAAAAACAATCTGTTCGGGCTGAACGCCGTCTCCGGAAGCGAATACGTCAAAGCGCTCAGCTTCCGCACCAAAGGAGACAGCGTCCGCAAATTCGGGCAGCTCATCGCCAAAAATTACGTCAATAAGGGCTACACGACCATCGAGAAGGTCGCCCGCAAATATTGCCCCGCCAACTCCAGATGGCCCAGCTACGTAAAAAATATTATGCGGCGGGATTATAAGAAACTGTAG
- a CDS encoding sugar phosphate isomerase/epimerase family protein — protein MISFGWCTGIEHAPMYKELGFDYVECPVVSLDLDSVQEPREKLQAYRNSPLPAKAFNVFFPGGIKVVGPETEPDRIRRYIHRTASALESIGAKIAVLGSGRSRHVPDGWERSRAEEQFVQLLEWIGGQFAGTGITLAIEPLNRKESNIVNSVAEAVMFAQRVNHPSVRVLADFYHMDEEDEPLQTLIDHKDWLAHIHLADTGRLSPGTGSYPYEQFAAALKAAGYSGMISAECTVHDPASELPASLAFMKRIFGEESK, from the coding sequence TTGATTTCATTCGGATGGTGTACGGGCATCGAACATGCGCCTATGTACAAGGAGCTTGGCTTCGACTACGTGGAATGTCCAGTCGTATCGCTCGATCTCGACAGCGTGCAGGAGCCTCGGGAGAAGCTGCAGGCGTATCGAAACAGCCCGCTCCCTGCAAAGGCGTTCAACGTCTTTTTCCCGGGCGGGATCAAGGTCGTCGGCCCCGAGACGGAGCCGGATCGGATCCGGCGTTACATTCACCGGACCGCGTCGGCGCTCGAGTCGATCGGAGCGAAAATCGCCGTGCTCGGCAGCGGCCGTTCGCGTCATGTTCCGGACGGCTGGGAGCGAAGCCGTGCAGAGGAGCAGTTCGTGCAGCTGCTGGAATGGATCGGCGGCCAGTTCGCCGGCACCGGCATCACGCTGGCCATCGAACCGCTGAACCGGAAGGAATCCAATATCGTGAACAGCGTCGCCGAGGCGGTCATGTTCGCGCAGCGGGTCAATCATCCATCCGTCCGGGTTTTGGCCGATTTTTACCATATGGACGAAGAGGACGAGCCGCTGCAGACGCTGATCGACCATAAGGACTGGCTGGCGCATATCCATCTGGCCGACACGGGCCGGCTTTCGCCGGGGACGGGGAGCTATCCGTACGAGCAATTCGCGGCGGCGCTCAAAGCGGCAGGCTACAGCGGCATGATTTCCGCCGAATGTACGGTGCACGATCCTGCGTCGGAGCTGCCCGCAAGCCTGGCCTTTATGAAACGAATATTCGGGGAGGAATCGAAATGA
- a CDS encoding serine hydrolase domain-containing protein has product MLQTFTFPRRKPQELGIAPDAIGAFLQAVEYNGIEMHSFMIVRHGAVAAEGAWAPYALNRPHMLFSLSKSFSSTAIGFAVQEGRLTVDDLVIDLFPEYVTEAIAANMSGLRLRHLLSMSTGHDVETGAIQRQQPEGDFVKAFLETPIAFTPGTHFLYNSGASYMLSAIITKLTGQTLVDYLKPRLFDPLGIAHTEWDTCPLGRNIGASGLQTTNEAIAKFGQLYLQKGMWNGRRLLSEAWVEEASAAHIPTSEPEKEGENDWACGYGYQFWRCKYRGAYRGDGAFGQMSIVLPEQDAVIALLSGTDKMGQIFELVWEHLLPGFRMDAGADVHADDSALQRQIAALVYPPQSGRPVTAAAAEVSGKTFRLEPNAKAAVSVSYTFEDGICVFKLKDDRGEHAVRCGIGSWMIGETLAAENEWVQPIGKPWTVAASGAWKDETTFVMSWRFIETTFTYTITSQFEGERLSLHFERNLTFNPFDMPPIEGRAEPERQ; this is encoded by the coding sequence ATGTTGCAAACGTTTACGTTTCCGCGCAGAAAACCGCAGGAGCTGGGTATCGCTCCGGATGCGATCGGCGCTTTTCTTCAGGCGGTGGAATATAACGGGATAGAAATGCACAGCTTCATGATTGTACGCCATGGCGCGGTTGCCGCCGAAGGAGCGTGGGCTCCTTATGCATTGAACCGTCCGCATATGCTGTTTTCGCTGAGCAAAAGCTTCTCCTCGACGGCCATCGGCTTTGCCGTGCAGGAAGGGCGGCTGACGGTCGACGACCTCGTGATCGACCTTTTTCCGGAATATGTAACCGAGGCGATCGCCGCCAATATGTCCGGGCTGCGGTTACGCCATCTGCTGTCGATGTCGACCGGTCACGATGTGGAGACGGGCGCGATTCAGCGGCAGCAGCCGGAAGGCGATTTTGTCAAGGCGTTTCTCGAAACGCCGATCGCGTTTACGCCCGGCACGCATTTTCTGTACAACAGCGGCGCCAGCTACATGCTGTCGGCGATCATAACGAAGCTGACCGGACAAACGCTCGTCGATTATTTGAAGCCGCGCCTGTTCGATCCGCTCGGGATTGCGCACACCGAATGGGATACGTGTCCGCTGGGGCGGAACATCGGCGCGTCCGGCCTTCAAACGACGAACGAAGCGATCGCCAAGTTCGGCCAGCTGTATTTGCAGAAAGGGATGTGGAACGGCCGGCGGCTTCTGTCCGAAGCTTGGGTGGAGGAAGCGAGCGCGGCCCATATCCCCACCAGCGAGCCCGAAAAAGAAGGCGAGAACGATTGGGCGTGCGGCTACGGCTACCAGTTCTGGCGGTGCAAATATCGGGGGGCCTACCGCGGAGACGGCGCTTTCGGCCAAATGTCGATCGTACTGCCGGAGCAGGACGCGGTGATCGCCCTTCTCAGCGGCACGGACAAGATGGGACAAATTTTCGAGCTGGTCTGGGAGCATTTGCTGCCGGGCTTCCGAATGGATGCGGGGGCCGACGTTCATGCGGACGATTCGGCGCTGCAGCGTCAAATCGCGGCCCTTGTGTATCCGCCGCAGTCCGGGCGGCCGGTGACCGCAGCGGCGGCGGAAGTATCCGGCAAAACGTTTCGGCTGGAACCGAATGCGAAAGCGGCTGTCAGCGTTTCGTATACGTTCGAAGACGGGATTTGCGTGTTCAAGCTGAAGGATGACCGGGGCGAGCACGCTGTGCGCTGCGGGATCGGCTCATGGATGATAGGCGAGACGCTCGCGGCCGAGAACGAATGGGTTCAGCCGATCGGCAAACCGTGGACGGTCGCCGCCAGCGGCGCCTGGAAGGATGAGACGACCTTCGTCATGTCGTGGCGTTTTATCGAGACGACCTTTACGTATACAATAACGTCTCAATTTGAAGGAGAGCGGCTGAGCCTGCATTTCGAGCGGAATCTGACGTTTAATCCTTTCGATATGCCGCCGATCGAGGGCAGGGCGGAGCCGGAGCGGCAATAG
- a CDS encoding metal ABC transporter permease: protein MLRYDFMQHAFIAGTLVAVMCSVIGVFVIARHLSFIAHAFSHIGFSGAAFAVYAGWNPLGGLLLFSIASAFATGGLGVKVFRRDVTISIVLSLFLGLGLLFISLSAKQSTAMYALLFGSVVGISMRNVWEMALLSLAVLLALLILYKPLKFDSFDPVGAQAARLPVRLISVAFLVLLAAATSEAIQIVGSLLVFTLMTAPAAAARYVTNSVFRMILVSACLGAAGIWGGLVLSYYTNAPVTFFIAALECLFYFAALGIGVLRARRKPRAPEQIGEAAMPAPMNQPALIRQNEAR, encoded by the coding sequence ATGCTTCGATACGATTTCATGCAGCACGCCTTCATCGCCGGTACGCTCGTCGCGGTCATGTGCAGCGTGATCGGGGTGTTCGTGATCGCCCGCCACTTATCGTTTATCGCGCACGCGTTCTCGCATATCGGCTTTTCCGGCGCGGCCTTCGCGGTATACGCCGGCTGGAATCCGCTCGGAGGCCTGCTTCTGTTCTCGATTGCCAGCGCGTTTGCGACCGGCGGCCTCGGCGTGAAGGTCTTTCGGCGCGACGTGACGATCAGCATCGTTCTGAGCCTTTTTCTCGGTCTAGGCCTGCTGTTCATCTCGCTCTCCGCGAAGCAGTCGACGGCGATGTATGCGCTGCTGTTCGGCAGCGTCGTCGGCATCAGCATGCGGAACGTCTGGGAAATGGCGCTCCTGTCGCTTGCCGTGCTGCTGGCGCTGCTGATTCTGTATAAGCCGCTCAAATTCGACTCGTTCGATCCGGTCGGCGCGCAGGCGGCCAGGCTGCCGGTGCGGCTGATCTCGGTCGCGTTTCTGGTGCTGCTGGCCGCTGCGACGTCGGAGGCGATTCAGATCGTCGGCTCGCTTCTCGTCTTTACGCTGATGACGGCACCGGCCGCCGCCGCGCGTTACGTCACCAATTCCGTTTTCCGGATGATTCTCGTTTCCGCCTGCCTGGGCGCGGCGGGCATTTGGGGCGGACTTGTGCTGAGCTACTATACGAACGCGCCGGTTACGTTCTTCATCGCGGCGCTGGAATGCCTGTTTTATTTTGCCGCCCTCGGCATAGGCGTCCTCCGCGCCCGCAGAAAGCCGCGTGCCCCGGAGCAGATAGGCGAGGCGGCGATGCCCGCCCCGATGAATCAGCCCGCTCTGATCCGGCAGAACGAAGCGCGCTGA
- a CDS encoding sugar phosphate isomerase/epimerase family protein: MKIAAQLYTLREFLKTPEDIAKSLRKVKEIGYNAVQVSGVGPIDPAALKEFADREQLEICATHIGYQELWNNPDAVIAQHKLWNCRYVGLGSMPGEYRGSKEGFLRFAKEASDVGRKLKEAGLTFIYHNHSFEFAKFDGQSGMELLLQETDPSAVDFELDVFWVQAGGGDPSAWIDKVKGRMKVVHLKDMVVTAEGQRFAEVGEGNMNFRRILDACEAIGVEWAAVEQDNCYGRDPFEALAVSARNLKAMGAEF; this comes from the coding sequence ATGAAAATCGCCGCTCAGCTTTATACGCTGCGGGAGTTTCTGAAAACGCCGGAGGATATCGCGAAGTCGCTGAGAAAGGTGAAGGAAATCGGGTACAATGCCGTGCAGGTTTCCGGTGTCGGTCCGATCGATCCGGCGGCTCTGAAAGAGTTTGCCGACCGGGAGCAGCTGGAGATTTGCGCGACGCATATCGGATATCAGGAGCTGTGGAACAATCCCGATGCGGTCATTGCGCAGCATAAGCTGTGGAACTGCCGGTATGTCGGGCTCGGCTCGATGCCGGGCGAATATCGCGGCAGCAAGGAAGGCTTTCTCCGGTTCGCCAAGGAGGCGTCCGACGTGGGACGCAAGCTGAAGGAAGCCGGGCTGACGTTTATTTATCACAATCACAGCTTCGAATTCGCCAAATTTGACGGACAATCGGGCATGGAGCTGCTGCTTCAGGAGACCGATCCGTCAGCGGTCGATTTCGAGCTCGATGTGTTCTGGGTGCAGGCCGGAGGCGGCGACCCGTCGGCATGGATCGACAAAGTAAAAGGCCGGATGAAGGTCGTCCATTTGAAGGACATGGTCGTCACGGCCGAAGGCCAGCGGTTTGCCGAAGTCGGGGAAGGGAACATGAATTTCCGCCGGATTTTGGACGCCTGCGAAGCGATCGGCGTGGAATGGGCGGCCGTCGAGCAGGACAACTGCTACGGGCGCGACCCGTTCGAAGCATTGGCCGTCAGCGCGCGCAATCTGAAGGCGATGGGCGCCGAGTTTTAA
- a CDS encoding class I SAM-dependent methyltransferase, whose protein sequence is MSAWFNRYYDTLMKPLENGSFRSIRTHLLERASGRVLEIGSGTGINFPYYRFAESVSAIEPDEGMLQASLVRAQRSAVPIEVRQGSAERLPFPTDAFDTVVGTLVFCTIPDPATALSEIRRVCKPGGGMLLFEHVKLQHPVWGRMQEWLTPGWSRLCGGCRLNRDTLAAVRLAGFRIARIEWKMKGLFIIVEAVNDK, encoded by the coding sequence ATGAGCGCATGGTTTAACAGGTATTACGATACGCTGATGAAACCGCTGGAAAATGGATCCTTTCGCTCCATTCGGACACATCTCTTGGAGCGTGCGAGCGGAAGGGTGCTGGAGATCGGTTCGGGCACCGGCATCAATTTCCCGTACTACCGGTTCGCGGAATCGGTTAGCGCCATCGAACCGGATGAGGGGATGCTGCAGGCCTCCCTGGTGCGGGCGCAGCGGTCGGCCGTTCCGATCGAGGTGCGGCAGGGGAGCGCCGAGCGGCTTCCTTTCCCGACGGATGCCTTCGATACCGTCGTCGGCACGCTCGTGTTTTGCACCATTCCGGACCCGGCAACCGCGCTCTCGGAAATCCGCAGGGTGTGCAAGCCAGGCGGTGGCATGCTCTTATTCGAGCATGTGAAGCTGCAGCATCCGGTATGGGGACGCATGCAGGAGTGGCTGACTCCGGGCTGGAGCCGGCTGTGCGGCGGCTGCCGGCTCAACCGGGATACGCTCGCAGCGGTCAGGCTGGCAGGATTTCGAATCGCGCGCATCGAATGGAAGATGAAGGGACTTTTTATAATTGTCGAGGCGGTAAACGACAAATAA
- a CDS encoding sensor histidine kinase gives MLIVEDEARIRHTPRSGRIRIRMQETDEMHVEVSVWNEGPPIFEALKERIWAPFYKADHTRAEPDALSEAGFEQGSGLGLSIVRQILLLHGSDFGVENDDNGVRFYFLLKREEDERHDGEVWKANGTGTGEIPGYPRI, from the coding sequence GTGCTAATCGTCGAGGATGAAGCCCGCATCCGGCATACGCCGCGGAGCGGCCGGATCCGGATTAGGATGCAGGAGACGGACGAGATGCATGTCGAGGTTTCCGTTTGGAACGAGGGACCGCCGATTTTCGAAGCGCTGAAGGAAAGGATCTGGGCGCCGTTCTATAAAGCGGACCATACCAGGGCCGAGCCGGATGCGCTGTCGGAAGCGGGCTTTGAGCAGGGTTCGGGACTCGGCCTGTCGATTGTCAGGCAAATCCTGCTGCTGCACGGCAGCGATTTCGGTGTCGAAAACGATGACAACGGCGTGCGATTTTATTTTCTCTTGAAGAGGGAGGAAGATGAGCGGCATGACGGAGAAGTGTGGAAAGCAAACGGCACCGGAACCGGGGAAATCCCCGGATATCCCCGTATTTAA
- a CDS encoding aldo/keto reductase: MKYRRLGKTELKVSVVGVGTWQFGGAWGKDFTQDEVDAILDKAKEEGINLLDTAECYGHHLSESFIGSYIDRTKSRDQWVIATKFGHNHADRNSTTVNYWSAAEVLKQLDDSLKSLRTDYVDLYQFHSGPDEVFDNDELWTALDKQVQAGKIRNLGISIGSNDNLHQTAQATERNAKAIQVVYNRLDVTPENRVFPSCIDQDLGVLARVPLASGYLSGKYKPGAEFAANDVRSRHDKEQTAEKLRRVEDIRKTEVPEGANMAEWALAWCLKHPAVTCVIPGCKSPEQVETNARAASFDFVSDNHPQAWK; the protein is encoded by the coding sequence GTGAAATACCGGAGACTTGGCAAGACGGAGCTGAAAGTATCGGTCGTCGGCGTAGGCACCTGGCAGTTTGGCGGCGCATGGGGCAAAGATTTTACCCAAGATGAAGTCGATGCCATTCTGGACAAGGCGAAGGAAGAGGGCATCAACCTGCTCGACACGGCGGAGTGCTATGGTCATCATCTGTCGGAAAGCTTCATCGGCAGCTACATCGACCGGACCAAAAGCCGCGATCAATGGGTCATCGCCACCAAGTTCGGCCACAACCATGCGGACCGCAACTCGACCACGGTCAACTATTGGTCGGCCGCCGAGGTACTGAAGCAGCTGGACGATTCGTTGAAATCGCTGCGGACCGATTATGTCGACCTGTACCAATTCCACTCCGGCCCGGACGAGGTGTTCGATAACGACGAGCTGTGGACGGCGCTGGACAAGCAGGTGCAGGCAGGAAAAATCCGCAATCTCGGCATCTCGATCGGCAGCAACGACAATCTGCATCAGACGGCGCAGGCGACGGAGCGGAACGCCAAAGCGATCCAGGTCGTGTACAACCGGTTAGATGTAACGCCGGAAAACCGCGTGTTCCCCTCCTGCATCGACCAGGATCTCGGCGTGCTGGCCCGCGTGCCGCTGGCAAGCGGTTATTTGAGCGGAAAATATAAGCCCGGCGCCGAATTTGCCGCGAACGACGTCCGCTCGCGACACGACAAGGAGCAGACCGCCGAGAAGCTGCGCAGAGTGGAGGATATTCGCAAGACCGAGGTACCGGAAGGAGCCAATATGGCGGAATGGGCGCTTGCCTGGTGCCTGAAACACCCCGCCGTCACCTGCGTCATCCCCGGCTGCAAAAGCCCGGAGCAGGTGGAAACGAACGCGCGTGCGGCAAGCTTCGATTTTGTCAGCGACAATCATCCGCAGGCATGGAAATAA